The following coding sequences lie in one Thermomicrobium sp. 4228-Ro genomic window:
- a CDS encoding XdhC family protein produces the protein MTGEVFEALRYALAEEEAVVTATVVSGEPLGAKLLIYEDGRTVGTLGSAELEAAVRADAEALFESGEAGIRTYSLSDGRQVEVFLEAHLPPRHLVVIGAVHIAIPLVAMAKELGYRTTVIDAREFFATRERFPHADQLIVAWPDEALAQIKITPQTDIVVLAHDEKFEDPALQVALRSRAGYIGAIGSRKTSQQRLERLRRAGFSDQDLARIHAPIGIDIGAKTPAEIAVSILAEIIAVRRGRYGQPLRPAKSEPAPVPGE, from the coding sequence ATGACTGGTGAGGTCTTCGAAGCACTCCGGTATGCACTCGCTGAGGAGGAGGCGGTCGTCACCGCAACGGTCGTCAGCGGTGAGCCACTCGGCGCAAAGCTTCTGATCTACGAGGACGGTCGCACGGTCGGCACGCTCGGCTCGGCAGAGCTCGAAGCAGCAGTGCGAGCGGATGCCGAGGCATTGTTCGAGAGCGGTGAGGCTGGAATCCGGACGTATTCGCTCTCCGATGGCCGTCAAGTCGAGGTGTTCCTGGAGGCGCATTTACCACCACGGCATCTCGTCGTGATCGGCGCTGTCCATATCGCTATCCCGCTCGTCGCGATGGCGAAGGAACTCGGCTATCGAACGACCGTGATCGACGCACGGGAGTTCTTCGCCACACGTGAGCGGTTCCCGCATGCCGATCAGCTGATCGTCGCCTGGCCCGACGAGGCTCTCGCGCAGATCAAGATCACGCCACAGACCGATATCGTCGTTCTGGCACACGACGAGAAGTTCGAAGACCCGGCTCTCCAGGTCGCGCTGCGCTCGCGGGCGGGCTACATCGGCGCCATCGGCAGCCGGAAGACCAGTCAGCAGCGCCTGGAACGCCTCCGCCGCGCCGGTTTCAGCGACCAAGACCTCGCCCGTATCCACGCACCGATCGGGATCGATATCGGTGCGAAAACACCGGCCGAAATCGCGGTGAGTATACTCGCCGAGATCATCGCGGTTCGCCGCGGTCGCTATGGCCAACCGCTCCGTCCGGCGAAGTCAGAACCAGCACCAGTCCCGGGCGAGTGA
- a CDS encoding XdhC family protein: protein MRDILPEIERWMNEGEEIALATVVRAIGSSPRPVGAKMAVTRSGRLAGSVSGGCVEGAVFEVALEVLETGQPRLVRYGISDEQAWDVGLSCGGTIDVFVEPLVRKP from the coding sequence ATGCGCGATATTCTGCCCGAAATCGAACGGTGGATGAACGAAGGTGAGGAGATCGCTCTGGCGACGGTCGTCCGGGCGATCGGCTCGTCGCCACGCCCAGTCGGTGCCAAGATGGCAGTCACCCGTTCCGGGCGTCTGGCTGGATCGGTCAGCGGCGGCTGCGTCGAAGGCGCGGTCTTCGAGGTCGCTCTCGAAGTGCTCGAGACGGGGCAGCCGCGTCTCGTGCGCTACGGCATCTCCGATGAACAGGCCTGGGATGTCGGTCTCAGCTGTGGTGGGACGATCGATGTCTTCGTGGAACCGTTGGTGAGAAAGCCATGA
- a CDS encoding vWA domain-containing protein, whose protein sequence is MTATMNFAQRALAFARLLRRAGVKTTTGQAMDFVRAIEHIDISRREEFREAARACLVTHKDDMPVFDRLFDLYWRAKPELHDGLLQQAEPDDLIELAPEEGEEAEETEGKTIEGARGRRLEAVEAIEEAEEGEASDEESLTDAFSYSPAEVLREKDFADFTEEELAQIRRFMQQLTWEIGRRRSRRKVASPKGRFIDPRRTMRRSLQTGGVPLTIARRETKTKPRQLVVICDVSGSMDRYSRILLQFIYAIENGMAKVEAFVFGTRLTRVTRLLKHQDIDEAMRRVAREVQDWSGGTRIGQSLQTFNQEWARRVLRNGAVVLIISDGWDRGDPDVLAREMARLQRSCYRLIWLNPLLGSPRYEPLTRGMQAALPYIDDFMPIHNFASLEALAKHLSRIDQKRPVRRQHAVLPEASAA, encoded by the coding sequence ATGACGGCGACGATGAATTTCGCCCAGCGCGCACTCGCCTTCGCGCGGTTACTGCGCCGTGCCGGAGTGAAGACGACGACCGGTCAGGCGATGGACTTCGTGCGCGCGATCGAGCACATCGATATCAGCCGGCGCGAGGAGTTCCGCGAAGCGGCGCGGGCGTGTCTCGTCACGCACAAGGACGACATGCCAGTCTTCGACCGACTGTTCGACCTGTACTGGCGAGCCAAGCCCGAGTTGCACGACGGGCTTCTCCAGCAGGCCGAGCCCGATGATCTGATCGAGCTGGCTCCCGAAGAGGGCGAGGAGGCGGAGGAGACTGAAGGGAAGACGATCGAAGGTGCACGCGGCCGGCGGCTCGAAGCGGTCGAAGCGATCGAGGAAGCAGAGGAAGGTGAAGCGAGCGACGAAGAGTCGCTGACCGATGCCTTCAGCTACAGCCCGGCTGAAGTCTTGCGCGAGAAGGATTTTGCGGACTTCACCGAGGAGGAGCTCGCGCAGATCCGCCGCTTCATGCAGCAGCTGACGTGGGAGATTGGCCGGCGTCGCTCGCGCCGCAAGGTCGCGTCTCCTAAGGGTCGCTTCATCGATCCGCGACGAACCATGCGGCGCTCGCTCCAGACTGGCGGCGTCCCCTTGACGATCGCGCGGCGCGAGACGAAGACGAAGCCGCGCCAGTTGGTCGTGATTTGCGACGTCAGCGGCTCGATGGACCGGTATAGCCGCATCCTCTTGCAGTTCATCTACGCCATCGAGAACGGCATGGCCAAGGTGGAAGCGTTCGTCTTCGGAACGCGCCTCACCCGTGTCACTCGCCTGCTCAAGCATCAGGATATCGACGAGGCGATGCGGCGCGTGGCGCGGGAGGTCCAAGACTGGTCCGGTGGGACGCGTATCGGTCAGTCCCTCCAGACCTTCAACCAGGAGTGGGCACGACGCGTGCTCCGCAACGGAGCTGTCGTCCTCATCATCAGCGACGGCTGGGACCGCGGCGACCCGGATGTCCTCGCGCGGGAAATGGCGCGCCTGCAACGGTCGTGCTACCGCTTGATCTGGCTCAACCCGCTGCTCGGCTCGCCGCGCTACGAGCCGTTGACGCGCGGTATGCAGGCAGCCTTGCCGTACATCGATGACTTCATGCCCATCCACAACTTTGCGAGCCTGGAAGCACTCGCCAAACACTTGAGTCGGATCGACCAGAAGCGGCCTGTCCGCCGCCAGCACGCGGTGCTTCCGGAGGCTTCAGCCGCCTGA